From one Lolium rigidum isolate FL_2022 chromosome 4, APGP_CSIRO_Lrig_0.1, whole genome shotgun sequence genomic stretch:
- the LOC124706252 gene encoding LOW QUALITY PROTEIN: transcription factor MYBS3-like (The sequence of the model RefSeq protein was modified relative to this genomic sequence to represent the inferred CDS: inserted 2 bases in 1 codon), with protein MMRRCSHCSHNGHNSRTCPNRGVKIFGVRLTDGSIRKSASMGNLSLLAGSTSAGGAPPXADVAHDAAAEGYASDDFVQGSSSANRERKKGVPWTEEEHRRFLLGLQKLGKGDWRGISRNFVVSRTPTQVASHAQKYFIRQANMSRRKRRSSLFDLVPDESDLPPLPGHQELDAQILNQPPLPPPMEEEEVESMESDTSAIAESSSASAIMPENLQSSYPVLVPAYFSPFLQFSVPFWQNPNDGDDLGQGTHEIVKPVPVHSKSPINVDELVGMSKLSIGDAKQDTVSTSLSLKMVGGQNRQSAFQASLPTRAQA; from the exons ATGATGAGGCGGTGCTCGCACTGCAGCCACAACGGGCACAACTCGCGGACGTGCCCCAACCGCGGGGTCAAGATCTTCGGGGTGCGCCTCACCGACGGATCCATCCGCAAGAGCGCCAGCATGGGCAACCTCTCCCTGCTCGCCGGATCCACCAGCGCCGGCGGCGCGCCTCC CGCCGACGTCGcccacgacgccgccgccgagggATACGCCTCCGACGACTTCGTGCAGGGGTCCTCCTCCGCCAACCGCGAGCGCAAGAAAG GTGTTCCTTGGACTGAAGAAGAGCACCGGAGGTTTTTGCTTGGATTGCAAAAGCTTGGAAAAGGTGACTGGCGTGGAATCTCCCGTAATTTTGTGGTCTCAAGAACACCTACTCAAGTAGCAAGTCACGCTCAGAAATATTTTATACGCCAAGCCAATATGagcagaagaaagagaaggtCTAGCCTTTTTGACTTGGTGCCTGATGAG TCTGACCTACCACCCCTTCCTGGGCATCAAGAACTAGACGCCCAAATATTAAATCAACCACCACTACCTCCACccatggaggaagaggaggttgaATCGATGGAATCAGATACTTCTGCCATTGCAGAGAGTTCTTCAGCGTCTGCCATCATGCCAGAGAATTTGCAGTCGAGCTACCCAGTGCTAGTTCCAGCATATTTTTCACCATTCTTGCAATTCTCAGTTCCTTTCTGGCAAAATCCGAATGATGGAGATGATCTTGGACAAGGAACACATGAGATTGTCAAGCCTGTCCCGGTTCACTCAAAGAGTCCGATCAATGTTGATGAACTGGTGGGCATGTCGAAGCTAAGCATAGGGGATGCGAAGCAAGATACAGTATCTACTTCTCTTTCCCTTAAAATGGTAGGAGGTCAAAATAGACAATCAGCTTTCCAGGCAAGTCTCCCAACGAGGGCTCAGGCGTGA